The DNA segment TTCTGCCCTATAAAAGCATAAATATAGAGCAGGATATTAATCATGATACTGATGAAAGAATCCCACATAATCGTGTTCCTTTGAGAAAAACGCGGATGAAAACAGATCAACGCGGATTTTTGGTCTTTTCTTTATCCGCATTCATCTGTGGCTTTTCGCTAATTATTTATGATTACTCGCCGGCGTCTGAGAACGTCCATTTTTGGGCACCGTTGGCATCATAAGCTACAACCAATGCTTCGGGCTGGGAAGTTGTGACCAGGATCAGGTCTCCAGCGGCAGCCGGGCTGGCATAGGTGTTGCCTTCAAATGTTTTTTGCCAACTAATCGAGCCATCCGCTTGAACCGCCACCAGCAGACCTTCCTCAGCGGTGAAGTAGATCATGTCATCCACAACCAGGGGCGTATCCACGATAGAACCCGTACCCGGTGCGACCTTCCAGAGCATTTCGCCCGTCTGGCGGTCGAGGGCGTAAAAAGCACCGCTCAGATCGCCAAAATAAAGCGCGTCGCCGTTAATCGCCGGCCCACCCCAGACCCAGTCTTGCGCATCAAAGTGCCAGAGTTCACCGCCGTTGTCGGCATCGAGAGCAATCATCGTATTGGCAAACGTGCCAATATACAGCATACGATCCTCGCTCAACGCGGGCGTGCCAACGATAGCGCCGCCCAAATCATCCGTAACCCAATGCTGTACGCCGGTTGTCGCATTCACCGAATAAATGCGGTGATCCATTGAGGGTACAAACATACATTCGCACTGCGTATCAGTTCCAGGGGTTGCCCAAAGCTCTTTTTCGGTCGCAAATGGCTCGCGCAGGGGTAAACCGTTGAAGCCAATCGCATAGAGGTTTTTATCCGTAGATGGGGCAAAAATTCCATTCGCTGTAATCAACGGGCTGTCGATATAGCGTCCGGTAGATTCGTCATAGGTCCAGTTTAAAGCTCCGGTTTTCGGATCCAGGCTATACAACGTGTGGTTATAACCGCCGATAACCAACTGCCCGTCCGGTGTCAGCGCGGGCGTG comes from the Chloroflexota bacterium genome and includes:
- a CDS encoding PQQ-binding-like beta-propeller repeat protein codes for the protein MKTKSILTILTLLILAIALSACTGGRTVVASGWASVVADEDTAYFAYNNYVYAINLANGSERWRYPNEPDAAVTFYSTPALTPDGQLVIGGYNHTLYSLDPKTGALNWTYDESTGRYIDSPLITANGIFAPSTDKNLYAIGFNGLPLREPFATEKELWATPGTDTQCECMFVPSMDHRIYSVNATTGVQHWVTDDLGGAIVGTPALSEDRMLYIGTFANTMIALDADNGGELWHFDAQDWVWGGPAINGDALYFGDLSGAFYALDRQTGEMLWKVAPGTGSIVDTPLVVDDMIYFTAEEGLLVAVQADGSISWQKTFEGNTYASPAAAGDLILVTTSQPEALVVAYDANGAQKWTFSDAGE